One window of the Ictidomys tridecemlineatus isolate mIctTri1 chromosome 11, mIctTri1.hap1, whole genome shotgun sequence genome contains the following:
- the LOC101963804 gene encoding PRAME family member 12, which yields MSIQSPPTLLELAGHSLLSYKSRAVLDLEDLPIELFPPLFVEAFSRGHTEVLKKMVQAWPFTCLPLGALMRQPQPEMLRVALDGLDMLLAQQDHPRRWKLQVLDLRMFPLNFWRTWSGAVVDACSPVDMKKNRTLKLGPAMAAKQPLKIFIDLCLTEGPLDEFLSLLFLWVTQRRDRLHLCCSWLKILWKPTRHTRKVLRLLKLDSVQKVEVHCTWAPSTLAACAPFLGQMRNLRKLLVSQVRVPAHTSPEEQERLLSKLTSQFRRMDCLRKFYVDAVLLLEGHLEQVLRHLKTPLETLSITNCPLSDSDWNYLSRCPNTSQLRRLDLRYIKLTNFSPEPLKILLETAAATLNRLDLEACEIAESQLQAILPALSRCSQLRILCFFRNLISMSVLRDLLSHTARLSQLSIELYPAPLESYDAQGAIHQERCSQLCAELTALLKDFRQPKVLVFCTVPCPQCGSMFLYNQGLNHCFCPTAV from the exons ATGAGTATCCAGTCCCCACCCACGCTGCTGGAGCTGGCAGGGCACAGCCTGCTGAGCTACAAGTCCAGGGCCGTCCTGGATCTGGAGGACCTGCCCATAGAGCTCTTTCCACCACTCTTTGTGGAGGCCTTCAGCAGGGGACACACTGAGGTCCTGAAGAAAATGGTGCAGGCCTGGCCCTTCACCTGCCTGCCCCTGGGGGCCCTGATGAGGCAGCCACAGCCTGAGATGCTCCGAGTGGCACTGGATGGGCTGGACATGCTGCTTGCCCAGCAGGATCACCCCAG GAGGTGGAAACTGCAGGTGCTGGATTTGCGGATGTTTCCACTTAACTTCTGGAGGACGTGGTCTGGAGCCGTGGTCGATGCCTGCTCACCAGTGGACATGAAGAAGAATCGAACATTGAAACTTGGTCCAGCAATGGCAGCTAAGCAGCCCTTGAAGATATTCATAGACTTGTGCCTCACAGAAGGGCCCCTGGATGAATTCCTGAGTCTCTTGTTCCTGTGGGTCACACAGAGAAGGGACAGGCTGCACCTGTGTTGCAGTTGGCTGAAGATCTTATGGAAACCCACCCGCCACACCAGGAAGGTCCTGAGACTGCTGAAGCTGGACTCTGTCCAGAAGGTGGAAGTGCACTGCACCTGGGCGCCCTCCACCTTGGCTGCTTGTGCTCCTTTTTTGGgccagatgaggaacctgaggaaGCTGCTTGTCTCCCAGGTCCGCGTGCCTGCCCACACCTCCCCAGAGGAGCAAGAGAGGCTGCTCTCGAAGCTCACCTCGCAGTTCCGCAGGATGGACTGCCTGAGGAAGTTCTATGTGGATGCTGTCCTCCTCCTCGAGGGCCACCTGGAGCAGGTGCTGAG GCACCTGAAGACCCCCCTGGAGACCCTCTCAATAACCAACTGCCCGCTCTCAGATTCTGACTGGAATTATCTCTCCCGCTGCCCAAACACCAGCCAGCTCAGACGCCTGGATCTGAGATACATCAAACTGACCAATTTCAGTCCAGAGCCCCTCAAAATTCTGCTGGAGACTGCTGCAGCCACCCTGAACAGGTTGGACTTGGAAGCCTGTGAGATCGCGGAATCCCAGCTCCAAGCCATCCTGCCTGCCCTGAGCCGCTGCTCTCAGCTCAGGATCTTGTGCTTTTTCCGGAATCTCATCTCCATGTCGGTCCTCAGGGACCTGCTCTCTCACACTGCCAGGCTGAGCCAGTTGAGCATAGAGCTATACCCTGCCCCTCTGGAAAGCTATGATGCCCAGGGTGCCATCCACCAAGAGAGATGTTCCCAACTCTGTGCTGAGCTCACAGCACTATTGAAGGACTTTAGGCAGCCCAAGGTCCTTGTGTTCTGTACTGTCCCATGTCCTCAATGTGGCAGCATGTTCCTCTACAACCAGGGCCTCAATCACTGTTTCTGTCCAACAGCTGTCTAG